The Sediminispirochaeta bajacaliforniensis DSM 16054 nucleotide sequence CCCGTTCCCGTGGGACCAAGCAAAAGGACATTGGCTTTTTCGATTTCGATATCGTCTTCTATCTTTCCACGCTGCGCGATTCGCTTGTAGTGGTTATAGACAGCAACAGACAGGACCTTCTTTGCGGTCTCCTGACCGACAACGTATTCGTCCAGGTATTTATGAATTTCCTGGGGAGTGGGAACATCTTCGAGAAAATCGCTCGAAACAACCTCATCCTCATCATTTAAAATACGCATGCAGACATGAACACATTCATCACAAATGAATACCCCGGGGCCTGCAATCAATCGTCTGGCATGCTCGCTGCTTTTTCCGCAGAAGGAACACACCTTATTGGATTCATTTTTGTTTTTCGCCATTTTTCTCCCTCACGAGAACTTTATCGATAATCCCGTACGCCACAGCCTCTTCGGCCGATAAAAAGTAATCACGTTCCAAGTCTCGTGCAATAACTTCTTCGCCTTTTCCCGTATGCTGGGAAAAGTAACGTATGGTCAGCTGTTTAAGGCGAACAATTTCCTTTGCCTGGATACCGATATCAACCGCCTGGCCCTGAGCGCCTCCCCAGGGCTGGTGGATCAGAATTCTTGAAGAGGGAAGTGCGAAGCGCTTTCCCGCACTTCCGCAGGTAAGCATAAGGGCAGCCATGCTTGCCGCCTGTCCCATACAAATGGTCTGTACATCGGGCTTGATGTATTGGATGGTGTCATAGATTGCGAGACCTGCCGTTACACTTCCTCCTGGAGAATTAATGTAAAGGCTGATGTCCCGCTCCGGATCAAGAGATTCAAGAAAAAGCAGCTGAGCCACCACAAGGTCCGCGGTTGCATCATTAATTTCTCCATCAAGGAAAACAATCCTATCTTTCAGAAGCCGGGAAAAAA carries:
- the clpP gene encoding ATP-dependent Clp endopeptidase proteolytic subunit ClpP codes for the protein MKEQMNNLVPYVVEQTGVGERSYDIFSRLLKDRIVFLDGEINDATADLVVAQLLFLESLDPERDISLYINSPGGSVTAGLAIYDTIQYIKPDVQTICMGQAASMAALMLTCGSAGKRFALPSSRILIHQPWGGAQGQAVDIGIQAKEIVRLKQLTIRYFSQHTGKGEEVIARDLERDYFLSAEEAVAYGIIDKVLVREKNGEKQK